Proteins encoded in a region of the Paenibacillus sp. W2I17 genome:
- a CDS encoding AraC family transcriptional regulator: MERSPVRTTIQAESGIPFRLVYSDTKSPQNELPDHLHDWHEIIYVYRGQGSIFIDTGLENMQEGDLFIIPGSTVHRALPDAGNPVTSSALFFSPGLLASTAGGAASSLLSLFERCRKQRVYKRHLNTEEQSQVAALIDDIQTEFQLGHHLSAHAALLRLQLLLIFLERLEAAGPANPGKSAPGPSWLSSTISHIDDNLRNGLSLPELAQYASVSPAHFSRAFKRYTGMTLTDYALARRVIMAKEHLVQGDETMAAVADACGFDSLPHFYRQFKKLTGTTPAAYRRTMNSSR; the protein is encoded by the coding sequence ATGGAACGTTCACCTGTTCGTACGACTATTCAGGCAGAATCCGGTATTCCGTTCCGCCTGGTATACAGCGACACCAAATCCCCTCAGAACGAATTGCCAGATCACCTTCACGACTGGCATGAAATTATCTATGTATATCGGGGGCAGGGAAGCATCTTTATTGATACTGGACTTGAGAATATGCAAGAAGGAGATCTGTTCATTATACCGGGCAGCACGGTTCATCGAGCCTTGCCGGATGCAGGCAATCCTGTCACATCTTCCGCATTGTTCTTCAGCCCGGGATTGCTGGCATCCACCGCCGGAGGTGCTGCTTCTTCCTTGCTAAGTCTGTTTGAACGTTGTCGTAAACAACGCGTGTATAAGAGACATCTGAACACAGAGGAGCAATCACAGGTCGCCGCCCTCATTGATGATATTCAGACCGAATTCCAGCTCGGTCATCATCTAAGCGCACATGCGGCCCTGTTAAGGCTGCAACTGTTGCTCATTTTTCTGGAACGTCTGGAAGCTGCGGGACCTGCAAATCCGGGTAAATCCGCTCCGGGTCCCTCATGGCTCTCTTCTACGATCTCTCATATTGACGATAACCTTCGGAATGGCCTGTCCCTCCCTGAACTGGCGCAGTACGCCTCTGTATCCCCTGCCCATTTCAGTCGTGCCTTCAAACGATACACGGGTATGACTCTAACGGACTATGCATTAGCGCGAAGGGTTATTATGGCGAAAGAGCATCTGGTGCAAGGTGATGAAACGATGGCAGCCGTTGCCGATGCTTGCGGGTTCGACAGCCTGCCCCATTTTTACCGTCAATTCAAAAAATTAACCGGCACAACTCCCGCAGCTTATCGCAGAACCATGAACAGTTCTCGTTAA
- a CDS encoding MarR family winged helix-turn-helix transcriptional regulator: MNTPDAKSLVNRYLDASFMVNKRFDTRIREQVGQTITTDQFCALRLIEEKPSCTPSDLAELLCIGKSSITALVNKLVDRDLVHRAGDERDRRVVYLTLTDTGRQVYRETEQEIQQILEPYLVHFKPEEVRIFIESFEKLAALLSHEGGRENE, encoded by the coding sequence ATGAATACACCGGATGCAAAAAGTTTGGTGAATCGCTATTTAGATGCTTCCTTTATGGTCAATAAGCGGTTCGATACGCGGATACGTGAACAAGTTGGGCAGACCATAACGACCGATCAGTTCTGCGCACTTCGTCTGATTGAAGAGAAACCTTCCTGCACACCCTCTGATCTGGCAGAGCTTCTGTGCATAGGTAAGAGCAGCATTACCGCTTTGGTCAACAAGCTGGTGGATCGCGATCTGGTCCATCGGGCCGGGGATGAACGCGACCGCCGCGTTGTATATCTGACACTGACGGATACCGGACGACAGGTATACAGGGAAACAGAACAGGAAATACAGCAGATTCTGGAGCCGTATCTGGTTCATTTTAAACCGGAAGAAGTCCGAATTTTCATTGAATCTTTTGAGAAGCTTGCAGCTTTGCTATCGCATGAAGGAGGACGGGAGAACGAATGA
- a CDS encoding translation factor GTPase family protein produces MLNELNRRNIGIFAHVDAGKTTTTEHMLFESGVVRSPGRVDDGTTATDSLDIEKERGISVQAAMTSLIWKNTIIDLIDTPGHIDFSSEVERTLRVMDGAILILSAVEGIQSQSEAIWHALRSLRIPTIIYINKMDRIGASAPAVMEQIRSTLSPFACEIQTYQLHEDSFHGIDSLWNPNQDSLSDGTPSIPGLVEILAELDEEVMEAYIQETPLSQRDLNEAFLRYVHQGEMFPVCYGASGKGIGVTALLDTVLAFLPPPAQPVDSPVSGVVFKIERDRTMGRTAYVRMYAGSLHNRDTIHNSTRELEEKVTQIRRMDGRKWADTGAVHAGQIAALYGLSDTHVGDIIGNPEGVPPLPQMAVPLLTVQVHGKDPARYPDLVAALQELTDEDPLLDLQWLPEERELHLKVMGTIQLEILSSLLLSRFGLNVVFDPPSVIYKETPRTAGEGYIAYTMPKPCWAILRFKIEPLPRGSGLIYASTVRTEDLLLRYQNEVERRIPEALSQGMLGWEVTDLRITLVEGEHHVWHTHPLDFVVATPMGIMDGLSRTGTTLLEPLLQFRLTVPEEYGGKALSDLVHMRVTFEAPVIGSGRCIIEGVMPLATSMDYPVKLRSETSGRGLLTTSFAGYQDCPADVNHARKRRGVNPLDQSKYILSVRNAITS; encoded by the coding sequence ATGTTAAACGAATTGAATCGCAGGAATATTGGCATCTTCGCCCATGTGGATGCGGGGAAAACAACCACCACCGAGCATATGTTATTTGAGAGTGGTGTCGTCCGCAGTCCGGGACGTGTAGATGACGGAACAACAGCCACAGACTCCCTGGACATTGAGAAAGAACGTGGCATATCCGTTCAGGCAGCCATGACCTCTCTGATCTGGAAGAACACCATCATTGACCTCATTGATACGCCTGGTCACATTGATTTTAGCTCCGAAGTAGAGCGAACGCTACGGGTAATGGATGGCGCTATTCTCATTCTGTCGGCAGTAGAAGGCATTCAGTCCCAGAGTGAAGCCATCTGGCATGCCCTTCGTTCACTTCGCATCCCAACCATCATTTATATTAATAAAATGGATCGGATTGGCGCATCTGCCCCAGCGGTAATGGAGCAGATTCGTTCTACCCTGTCCCCTTTCGCATGCGAAATCCAAACGTATCAGCTCCATGAAGATTCATTTCATGGCATCGACTCCCTATGGAACCCGAATCAAGATTCTCTGTCAGATGGCACACCTTCCATTCCAGGTCTGGTCGAGATACTTGCCGAGCTGGACGAAGAGGTCATGGAAGCCTACATCCAGGAGACTCCGTTATCGCAAAGGGATCTGAATGAAGCATTCCTACGGTATGTGCATCAGGGTGAGATGTTCCCTGTGTGTTATGGCGCTTCCGGCAAAGGAATTGGCGTCACGGCATTGCTGGACACGGTCCTTGCATTCCTGCCCCCACCTGCACAACCAGTGGATTCTCCCGTATCGGGTGTTGTATTCAAGATTGAACGTGACCGTACGATGGGACGCACGGCTTACGTCCGTATGTATGCTGGCAGCTTACACAATCGGGATACCATCCATAATTCTACGCGGGAGCTTGAAGAGAAAGTGACGCAGATTCGCCGCATGGATGGACGGAAATGGGCGGATACCGGTGCCGTTCACGCGGGGCAGATTGCTGCGCTGTACGGACTGAGTGACACACATGTGGGTGACATTATCGGCAATCCTGAGGGTGTGCCTCCTCTGCCACAGATGGCTGTGCCTTTGCTGACCGTACAAGTGCATGGTAAGGACCCGGCACGTTACCCCGATCTTGTCGCAGCATTGCAAGAATTGACGGATGAAGACCCCTTACTCGACCTGCAATGGTTGCCGGAGGAACGAGAACTGCATCTCAAGGTCATGGGAACCATTCAGCTTGAGATTTTATCCAGCCTGTTGCTGAGTCGTTTCGGATTGAATGTCGTGTTTGATCCTCCATCCGTCATCTATAAGGAGACACCACGTACAGCCGGAGAAGGTTACATCGCTTATACGATGCCTAAGCCCTGCTGGGCCATCCTCCGCTTCAAGATTGAACCTTTGCCTCGCGGAAGCGGTCTGATCTATGCCTCAACCGTAAGGACAGAAGATCTGCTGTTACGTTATCAGAATGAAGTTGAACGACGAATTCCGGAAGCCTTGTCTCAAGGTATGCTCGGTTGGGAAGTAACCGATCTGCGCATCACGCTGGTGGAAGGGGAACATCATGTCTGGCATACACATCCGCTGGATTTTGTTGTAGCCACGCCTATGGGAATCATGGATGGATTGTCGAGAACAGGTACCACGTTGCTGGAACCCCTTCTTCAGTTCCGGCTGACGGTCCCGGAGGAATACGGCGGTAAGGCCCTTAGTGATCTGGTACATATGCGGGTAACCTTCGAAGCCCCCGTCATTGGTAGCGGACGTTGTATTATTGAAGGAGTTATGCCTCTTGCCACCTCAATGGATTATCCGGTGAAACTGCGTTCCGAGACAAGCGGCCGCGGATTGCTTACGACTTCGTTTGCCGGATACCAAGATTGTCCTGCGGATGTGAATCATGCTCGCAAACGCAGAGGAGTTAACCCGCTGGATCAGTCGAAATATATTTTAAGTGTACGAAACGCGATTACATCATAA
- a CDS encoding GDSL-type esterase/lipase family protein, translated as MVYRYVAIGDSLTVGTGALLGTGFVPLYRRMAEMNVRTFVSMENMGVNGLTSGEMLQMISSHPRVRQSLREADIVTLSIGGNDLIRTFKASNGIPNASKMTQVLGETRSNVSQIMRHIRQLKGNHEYMVRSIGLYNPYPQATEAAYWVRQYNSFLNGAGSGNYACAQVYDRFEGRERELLFWDRVHPNARGYRVIAEQLNRTGYYPFS; from the coding sequence ATGGTATATCGATACGTGGCTATAGGCGATTCATTAACGGTAGGTACAGGAGCGTTGCTGGGCACCGGCTTTGTTCCTTTATATCGGCGAATGGCAGAAATGAATGTTCGTACGTTTGTATCCATGGAAAATATGGGCGTAAATGGACTGACGTCGGGGGAAATGTTGCAGATGATCTCTTCGCATCCCCGTGTACGGCAATCGCTCCGTGAAGCAGATATCGTTACCCTATCCATTGGCGGGAATGATCTGATTCGTACGTTCAAAGCAAGTAATGGCATTCCAAATGCCAGTAAAATGACACAGGTGCTCGGAGAAACCCGCAGTAATGTATCCCAGATCATGCGGCACATTCGGCAGTTAAAGGGTAACCATGAGTATATGGTCCGATCCATCGGATTGTACAACCCGTACCCACAAGCGACGGAAGCTGCGTACTGGGTGCGCCAATATAATTCGTTTCTGAATGGAGCGGGATCAGGCAATTATGCGTGTGCTCAGGTGTATGACAGGTTTGAAGGTCGTGAACGTGAACTGTTGTTCTGGGACAGAGTGCATCCTAATGCAAGAGGGTATCGTGTCATTGCGGAGCAGCTTAATCGGACGGGATATTATCCGTTCTCTTGA
- a CDS encoding N-acetylglucosamine kinase, which translates to MNTYVIGMDGGGSHTRVAVADQNGKILSYVQQNGCNRYHDTNAEQNVLEGIAEAITQAGVQSDQIAAIQAGMAGLNRPEDTVWAEALLARTGITGRISAVNDTHIAHTAAFDGEPGIVAIGGTGSLILGRTEQGAWLRNDQFGHYAPTAARFLAYDTVHSILAGRYELQDEEWIEQVLKYWNVTSIRELAALGIAGFAENKQATNRKFGQMASMVTEAADRNIPLAVRVCGSAADTAVVGILMLASCFDQPTVSMTLTGSCLSSPYMVEAVQKGLDAAYVREGKRIQYITSNLPAVGGALLDAYHLAQINVSDNISTVLQSELNRHTT; encoded by the coding sequence ATGAATACATATGTAATTGGGATGGATGGAGGAGGGAGCCACACGCGTGTGGCTGTCGCAGATCAGAACGGGAAGATTTTATCCTATGTACAACAGAATGGTTGCAACCGCTATCACGATACCAATGCTGAACAAAATGTGCTGGAGGGTATCGCTGAAGCCATAACTCAGGCTGGAGTCCAATCAGATCAGATCGCTGCCATTCAGGCAGGAATGGCGGGTCTGAATCGGCCTGAAGATACAGTTTGGGCGGAGGCATTACTCGCTCGTACGGGGATTACAGGCAGGATTAGTGCAGTAAACGATACGCATATCGCACATACAGCGGCCTTCGACGGTGAGCCAGGTATTGTCGCTATTGGAGGAACAGGATCTCTGATCCTAGGCAGAACCGAACAGGGAGCTTGGCTCCGCAATGATCAGTTCGGACATTACGCGCCTACAGCAGCACGTTTTTTAGCTTACGACACTGTTCATTCCATACTGGCTGGACGTTATGAGTTGCAGGATGAAGAATGGATTGAGCAGGTGTTGAAATATTGGAATGTTACCTCAATTCGAGAGCTCGCTGCGCTGGGGATAGCCGGTTTTGCCGAAAATAAACAGGCGACCAACCGGAAATTTGGTCAGATGGCATCTATGGTGACTGAAGCTGCAGATCGGAATATTCCCCTCGCAGTTAGGGTGTGCGGCTCGGCTGCCGATACGGCTGTTGTGGGAATCCTCATGCTGGCATCCTGTTTCGATCAGCCCACAGTGTCCATGACGCTTACCGGAAGCTGTCTGAGTTCACCATATATGGTGGAGGCTGTTCAGAAAGGACTGGATGCTGCCTATGTGCGCGAAGGCAAAAGAATTCAATACATAACCAGTAACTTGCCGGCAGTTGGGGGCGCACTGCTGGATGCCTATCATTTGGCGCAGATCAACGTATCGGATAACATCTCAACTGTGCTTCAATCGGAGCTGAATCGGCACACGACTTGA
- a CDS encoding lipopolysaccharide assembly protein LapB, with product MLIKFLIFGLLWRIVGNPFIAILILLVILYFLDRRYVGVFPSFTKPLKRMRNISRLRQQLAMSPNEVSSKLELARLLIERKRYSEAYALLLELERPYEQSAEYWEALGTTELHLGNIEKGERHILQALEINPRVKYGRPYLTLAGAFKDTHEDKALDYVHQFQEIHSSSSEAYYLLGSVHRSLGRNADAKQAYEQSLNVYRSLPKYKKRQERRWAVRSWFRKRGL from the coding sequence GTGCTTATTAAATTTCTTATCTTTGGCCTTCTATGGCGGATTGTAGGTAATCCGTTCATTGCCATCCTCATTTTGCTCGTTATACTGTATTTCCTGGATCGTCGTTACGTTGGGGTGTTCCCAAGCTTCACAAAACCTCTCAAACGTATGCGCAACATCTCCCGGCTTCGGCAACAGCTTGCCATGAGTCCCAATGAAGTTTCCTCCAAGCTGGAACTGGCTCGCCTGCTGATTGAGCGTAAACGTTACAGTGAGGCATATGCGTTATTGCTTGAACTGGAACGCCCATATGAGCAATCGGCTGAGTACTGGGAGGCATTAGGGACGACTGAGCTTCATTTGGGCAATATCGAAAAAGGCGAACGTCATATTTTGCAAGCCCTTGAGATCAACCCCAGAGTCAAGTACGGACGTCCGTACCTAACCCTTGCTGGAGCCTTCAAAGATACGCATGAGGACAAAGCGCTGGATTATGTGCATCAGTTTCAGGAGATTCATTCCTCTTCCAGTGAAGCTTATTATCTGCTCGGCTCGGTTCACCGTTCCCTCGGACGCAATGCAGACGCGAAGCAGGCATACGAGCAATCGTTGAACGTTTATCGTTCGTTGCCCAAATACAAAAAACGTCAGGAGCGCCGCTGGGCTGTCCGCAGTTGGTTCCGCAAACGTGGATTGTAA
- a CDS encoding GNAT family N-acetyltransferase has protein sequence MLINLKSRIQEPEVQELLSYSVFPDPDHLNRALQQYVEKDELQMAGYEDEGQLIGLIGYEKTGTSEITIHHISVLPENRFKNYGRGMISQLLATYNPDRLIAETELEAVEFYRNTGFVVYSLGELYPGVERFRCVLEKEEDTDEE, from the coding sequence GTGTTAATTAATCTGAAATCACGCATACAGGAGCCGGAAGTACAGGAGCTGTTGTCCTACTCGGTCTTTCCTGATCCGGATCACTTGAACCGTGCGTTGCAACAATATGTAGAGAAAGACGAATTGCAAATGGCCGGTTACGAAGATGAAGGACAGTTGATCGGTCTGATTGGATATGAGAAGACAGGAACAAGTGAGATTACCATTCATCATATCTCGGTTTTGCCTGAAAACCGCTTCAAAAATTATGGACGTGGTATGATCTCACAACTGTTGGCAACCTACAATCCCGATAGACTGATCGCTGAGACCGAACTGGAAGCCGTCGAGTTTTATCGGAATACGGGGTTCGTGGTGTATAGTCTGGGTGAATTATACCCAGGTGTGGAGCGATTCCGTTGTGTGCTTGAAAAAGAGGAAGATACAGACGAAGAGTAG
- a CDS encoding MMPL family transporter translates to MRTILKARWWLMGLWVVVAAVLMFTAPNMSELIREKGQFSVPEGYSSTQAAAILNEAAAQKGEQQGSQIALVFYNPEGLGTTGKQEAEKAVKNLEADKEKLGILSILEPFSQPELSEKMISADGKTILTSLSINQGDRTVKEMREDLNEALKSVNVEHYITGKGLIDEDTIESSQEGLKKSEYITVVFILLILFLVFRSFVAPFVPLLTVGISYIVSQQIVAFLVDGLDFPISTFTQIFMVAVMFGIGTDYCILLISRFKEELAHHENTWDAIIATYRTAGKTVLFSALAVLVGFIAIGFAQFMLYRSAVAVAVGIAVMMLALVTIVPFFMAVLGKKLFWPSKGSLEHAESKIYGAAGRFSLKRPWAALLIVAAVCVPLLATYDGKLSFNSLDEIGEKYDSVKAFNIISDSFGPGESLPGQIVIQNDEAMDNAKYMAVAEKISREVEKVAGVSGVRSMTRPTGDEIKDFEVTQQVGTLSDGLGEGKTGLDKIRDGLSEASSQLSKNEPQLKEAADGAGELTKGTTQLQSGITQLSQGLGQIEKGIRDGSAGAGELKAGLQQAKTSADQLAQANNQLLEAYRQAGAGVAALGDGTRELEQQLNGVSTALTSLSESFTALEERYPELQQDADYQRIKGTIGETGSGTAQLAQGLGQIKTKLGEAAAGINQANEGFASAAAGQKALADGLGQIVTGIGQLQSGLKQAADGQGKVISEIPSIQDGLGQLQGGQEKIQQGFSDLSGQLTQLTDGLNQSVDGIKQVSGGLDSAQDYLTQLQNSPDSDLAGWYVPDEALNSKDFTQVFDTYLSEDRKTMTIDVIFAENPYGTEAIDRVPDIEAAVHRAVQGSTLEKADIAIGGVTSTFADLQEISNNDYTRTVMLMLAGTFIILVVLLRSVIMPLYLIVSLLLAYFTSMALTEVIFVNILGFAGISWVTPFFGFVMLIALGVDYSIFLMDRFNENKGMKVQDAMLYAMKNMGTVILSAAVILSGTFAAMYPSGVLSMMQIATVVLSGLILYSLLFLPFFVPVMVKMFGRANWWPFPNKEQSDSVDSDRTIGM, encoded by the coding sequence ATGAGAACGATACTAAAAGCAAGATGGTGGTTAATGGGGCTATGGGTTGTTGTAGCTGCCGTTTTGATGTTTACCGCCCCTAACATGAGTGAACTGATTCGGGAAAAGGGACAGTTTTCGGTTCCGGAAGGGTACTCTTCCACCCAGGCAGCAGCAATTTTGAATGAAGCTGCAGCACAAAAGGGAGAGCAGCAAGGCAGCCAGATCGCTCTTGTATTTTATAATCCGGAAGGTCTGGGTACCACGGGAAAACAAGAAGCAGAGAAGGCCGTTAAAAACTTGGAGGCCGACAAGGAGAAGTTGGGCATTCTGTCCATTCTAGAACCTTTCTCTCAGCCTGAATTGTCAGAGAAGATGATCTCAGCTGATGGCAAAACGATTCTAACATCGCTATCCATTAATCAGGGAGATCGTACGGTCAAGGAAATGCGGGAAGACCTGAATGAAGCATTGAAGTCCGTCAATGTGGAGCACTACATAACTGGTAAAGGTCTGATTGATGAAGACACCATTGAAAGTTCACAAGAGGGGCTTAAGAAATCGGAATATATTACCGTTGTCTTTATTTTACTCATTCTGTTCCTGGTCTTCCGTTCGTTTGTAGCTCCGTTTGTCCCGCTGCTGACGGTGGGGATCAGTTACATTGTATCGCAACAGATTGTTGCATTCCTGGTGGATGGGCTCGACTTCCCGATATCCACATTTACACAGATCTTTATGGTCGCAGTTATGTTCGGGATTGGTACGGATTATTGCATCCTGTTGATCAGTCGGTTCAAGGAAGAACTGGCTCATCATGAGAATACGTGGGATGCCATCATTGCGACCTATCGTACTGCCGGTAAAACGGTACTCTTCTCAGCACTAGCTGTGCTGGTTGGATTCATTGCGATCGGCTTTGCCCAGTTTATGTTGTACCGTTCTGCGGTTGCCGTAGCTGTAGGTATTGCTGTGATGATGCTCGCCTTGGTGACCATTGTGCCATTCTTCATGGCGGTGCTGGGCAAGAAGTTATTCTGGCCGTCGAAGGGTTCACTTGAACATGCGGAGAGCAAGATCTATGGTGCAGCTGGTCGCTTTTCACTTAAACGTCCATGGGCTGCGCTGCTCATCGTTGCAGCTGTCTGTGTGCCTCTTCTGGCAACCTACGATGGCAAACTGTCGTTCAACAGTCTCGATGAGATTGGTGAGAAATATGATTCCGTAAAAGCATTCAACATTATCTCTGACAGCTTCGGTCCGGGTGAATCGCTGCCGGGTCAGATCGTCATCCAGAACGATGAAGCGATGGATAATGCCAAATATATGGCCGTTGCCGAGAAAATTAGCCGGGAAGTAGAGAAAGTAGCCGGAGTCTCTGGTGTCCGCAGTATGACACGACCTACGGGTGATGAGATTAAAGATTTTGAAGTTACACAGCAAGTCGGAACATTATCGGATGGACTGGGTGAAGGTAAGACGGGTCTGGACAAAATCCGTGATGGCCTGAGTGAAGCCAGCAGTCAGCTAAGTAAAAATGAACCACAGTTAAAAGAAGCTGCTGATGGAGCAGGTGAACTTACGAAAGGAACGACTCAGTTGCAATCGGGTATCACGCAACTCAGTCAGGGACTTGGGCAGATTGAAAAAGGCATTCGAGATGGTTCCGCAGGTGCGGGTGAACTGAAAGCCGGACTTCAGCAAGCCAAAACAAGTGCAGATCAACTTGCGCAGGCGAACAATCAGTTGCTTGAAGCCTATCGTCAGGCGGGAGCAGGGGTCGCTGCACTGGGGGATGGAACCCGCGAACTGGAACAACAGCTGAACGGGGTTTCGACAGCTCTAACCAGTCTGTCCGAATCCTTCACAGCACTTGAAGAGCGTTATCCTGAATTGCAGCAAGATGCTGATTACCAGCGTATCAAAGGTACGATTGGTGAAACAGGTTCTGGCACAGCTCAGCTTGCTCAAGGCTTGGGTCAAATTAAGACCAAACTTGGGGAAGCCGCTGCTGGAATTAATCAGGCCAATGAAGGGTTTGCCTCCGCAGCAGCCGGACAAAAGGCACTTGCCGATGGCCTGGGCCAGATTGTAACGGGAATCGGTCAGTTGCAATCCGGTCTCAAACAGGCTGCGGATGGTCAGGGCAAAGTGATTAGCGAAATTCCTTCCATTCAGGATGGACTTGGCCAGCTTCAGGGTGGTCAGGAGAAAATTCAGCAAGGCTTCTCGGATCTGAGTGGTCAGCTGACACAACTGACAGATGGCTTGAATCAAAGTGTCGATGGTATCAAACAGGTATCCGGGGGACTGGATTCAGCGCAGGACTACCTGACGCAATTGCAAAATTCACCAGATTCCGATCTGGCAGGCTGGTACGTTCCTGATGAAGCACTGAACAGCAAAGACTTCACACAGGTATTTGATACGTATCTGTCCGAAGATCGGAAAACGATGACGATTGATGTTATTTTCGCCGAAAATCCATACGGAACAGAAGCCATTGATCGTGTTCCTGACATTGAGGCGGCAGTACATCGCGCGGTACAAGGCAGTACGCTTGAAAAAGCAGACATCGCCATAGGCGGAGTTACCAGTACGTTTGCAGATCTGCAGGAGATCTCGAATAACGACTATACACGTACTGTAATGCTGATGCTGGCAGGCACATTTATTATTCTGGTTGTGCTGCTCCGCTCAGTCATTATGCCATTGTATCTGATCGTTTCCTTATTACTGGCTTATTTCACATCGATGGCGTTAACCGAAGTGATCTTTGTTAATATCCTCGGATTCGCAGGCATCAGCTGGGTTACTCCGTTCTTCGGATTTGTTATGCTGATTGCACTCGGTGTGGATTATAGCATCTTCCTGATGGACCGTTTCAATGAGAACAAAGGCATGAAAGTACAGGATGCCATGTTGTATGCGATGAAGAACATGGGCACCGTTATTCTATCTGCCGCGGTCATTCTGAGCGGTACATTTGCTGCCATGTATCCATCCGGTGTTCTCTCGATGATGCAGATTGCCACAGTAGTCCTTAGCGGATTGATCTTGTACTCTCTGTTGTTCCTGCCATTCTTCGTCCCAGTGATGGTGAAGATGTTTGGCCGGGCCAACTGGTGGCCATTTCCGAACAAGGAACAATCAGATTCCGTTGATTCGGATCGGACCATAGGCATGTAA
- a CDS encoding phosphotransferase — protein sequence MQNIDSGSLHPSEQQRISEVLALYGFTSDWKGERGKGGMNNSTYMLDVDGTNYVMRQYETHNDPMKIAFEHKVLAALQRSNFKLDTPSPVRRLSGEGGTFLPVKDTLTGHTKIVTLFHYREGVNPIWHTPDQLIGLGKAAGALSSVMATLDIPLEPVYPPYYRIQDAYPLCSPERLLQLCTSPPEQLASCANELKQLRDALPDLFEALRGMEHLPHQLVHGDVNASNVLVDQQDGEICAILDFEFATWDLRVMELAVPMSDLLTMDKSEDWMWQAQEGLIRGFREQVSLKPEELLAIPRLILLRSLDVVMHFISRMFEGTDEPEVAVEQIVKLKQRIDWMHLHEERLREILVY from the coding sequence GTGCAAAACATCGATTCCGGTTCCCTCCATCCTTCAGAGCAGCAGCGTATATCCGAAGTGTTGGCCTTATATGGTTTCACATCGGATTGGAAAGGCGAGCGTGGAAAGGGTGGAATGAATAATTCTACTTACATGCTCGATGTAGACGGGACTAATTACGTCATGAGACAATATGAAACACATAATGATCCGATGAAAATCGCCTTTGAACACAAGGTGCTGGCAGCCCTTCAACGTTCGAACTTTAAGCTTGATACACCTTCACCTGTAAGGCGGTTATCTGGTGAGGGAGGTACATTCCTTCCTGTAAAAGATACCCTCACAGGTCATACCAAAATCGTGACTCTGTTTCATTATAGGGAAGGTGTCAATCCCATCTGGCATACACCAGATCAATTGATAGGGCTCGGTAAAGCGGCGGGGGCCCTGTCTTCTGTTATGGCTACGTTGGATATACCACTTGAACCTGTGTACCCACCGTACTATCGAATTCAGGATGCGTATCCGCTCTGTTCACCAGAACGATTATTACAGCTATGCACATCGCCGCCAGAGCAATTGGCCTCATGTGCAAATGAGTTGAAGCAACTGAGAGATGCGCTGCCAGATCTGTTTGAAGCCCTGCGGGGAATGGAACATCTGCCGCATCAATTGGTTCATGGGGACGTGAATGCCTCAAATGTATTGGTAGATCAGCAGGATGGTGAAATCTGTGCCATTTTGGATTTTGAATTTGCGACATGGGATTTGCGGGTAATGGAGCTGGCTGTTCCAATGTCTGACCTCCTTACCATGGACAAGAGTGAAGATTGGATGTGGCAGGCACAGGAGGGACTGATCAGGGGATTTCGGGAACAGGTCAGCCTGAAACCGGAAGAGTTGCTGGCCATACCTCGATTGATTTTGCTGCGTAGTCTGGATGTGGTCATGCATTTCATCAGTCGGATGTTCGAGGGTACAGATGAGCCGGAAGTGGCTGTGGAGCAGATTGTGAAGCTCAAACAGCGGATCGACTGGATGCATCTCCATGAAGAACGACTGCGTGAGATATTGGTGTATTAA